Within Micromonas commoda chromosome 9, complete sequence, the genomic segment TGGTCAAAGACGCGGGAgaagccggcgccgtcggaggcgagGCCATCCTTGTACATCTTGCCACCGAACTTGATGGACGCGGGGTTCGCGTTCTTGCCGATGCTGCGCATGTTGTTGTTGGCACCGACGCGACCCTTGTTGACCTTCTCGGGGTACACACCATCCTTGGGGTGGAGGTACTGAACCTCGCCCGAGGGGAAGACACGGTAGACGCACCCGTTGATCTTGTTCTTGGCGCGCATGGAGttgaggagcgcgaggcacTGCTCCTTGCGGGCGAGCTTAAGGAGGTTGGGACCCTTGCGcatgatcgccgcgccgccagtCTGTCGAGCGAGAGGGAAGGTGACGGGGAGAGGGAACCGGTCAGTCGAGGAGTCGCGACGAAACTCTTCGCGCCGAAACTCTAGAGGCGGGAGCTTGCTTcgagacgagcgcggggatgaACGCGCGGCACGGGTTTTCGCCAACGAACGGGACCCGATGCGATGCCGCAGTTGGCGTCCAATCGGAACGGCGCGAGCCGTCCGTCTCGAACGTAACggtcgcgaagggcgcggctCCGTGGAGATCCAAAAACAAGCCCCCTCGACAGGATAGGGGGGTCCTCAAGATAGGACAggggccgcgcgcgatcgccggcgcgcggggatcccgcgcgggtcggggaggCTGAAATTACGCACCGGCATCTCGAAGATCATTTCCTTGGGCGCCTCCCAGGTGAGCACGTAGAACTCCTCGACCTGTGATGGGGAGAGAAACGAAGGAGGAGGGGAGAGGTCAGAGtcacgtgcgtcgcgcgtgaGTTTACAACGGCGCGGATCATGGTGGGTCCggatgacgcgcgcgcgtcgcgaatGCGCGGTCGAACACCGCCTCATGACTCGACGAACGGAACGAATACGATGGTATTCTATCGTCGTGCGGAGCATTCGAGGGGTTTTCGACCGCGATCGAccaacgcgccgcgcgtcatTCGAGGCTCCGATCCGCGTTCCACGAGGAGGTTGCCCGCTAGGAAAAAAAGATGCCGGTGCTCACCTGAGCCTTGCGGAGCAGACCGCCGGTGCTGCCGCCGAAGATGGGGGAGGGGGTGTTGGGGTTGAGCTTGGGAGGGCTCCAgggctcctccgccttctcagccttcgcgggcgccttggcctcctcggcgcgcacgacgaggcgctccgcCCGGCGGGAGGAGAGAGACACGGACGCAGCCTGGACGGGCTTGCCGGCGAATCCCGCCTTGAGAGAGACGCGTCCGGACGCCTTGGTGGAGGCGACGGGAGCGATACGCATGGCGCACTGCGCCTGAACGATAGCGGCCATGATGCTAGAAGCTTTGGCTGCCTTGTTGCGTGGGTTACGGGTGCGGTAATGGCCTCCGCGCGGCTTACCGGTCCGTATAAGCCCCAATCGGTTTCCTTACCTCCAACGAGACGAATGGGCTTGCagagccggagccggcgaCTTCCTATTGGTCCAAAGCAATCAGCGTAGATTTAGGGCAGGGCACTATCGGGCAACCAGTCAGGATTTTTTGCAGTTTTTTTCAAACGGCGCCTGTTTGTGAATTCGTCGCGCGGTTGCACGTTTCGGGGCAAATTTTagcgcgcagcgcgagcgagtTGCGCGAGCGAGCCTCGGAGCAGCCTCCGACCCTCCGCGATAATTTCAGTCCGCCCGGCGGCACGGCTcatgtcggcgacgacgcggccgtgggtcgccgccgcgcgagggcccGCGTGTTCCAggcacgtcgccggcgatgccCCCCGTGCGTCCacgtccggcgcgtcgcggcccccgaggagcgccgctcgcgtcgtccgcggcgaagcccctggcgcggcgccgagagggcaccgccgcggacgccgcgagccggtccgccacccgcgcgcgtcatccgggggcggcgggcgcacGGACcgggagctcctcgacgatgagTTCAAGTCGTTGAgagccgcgaggggcgtggtcaccgcgctcggcgtcgactacggcacgagacgcgcgggcatcgcggtgagcgtcggcggagcgtcgccgaggcccgtcgccgtcgtgccggcgacgcccccgggcGAACtgatcgacgccgtcgtgcgagccgcggtgcgcgaacgcgccgacgtcatcgtcgtcggccttCCCAAACCCCCGAGGGACttcgaggcggagcgcgcggaggagagaCGGCGAACGCTGTACTCGgccctcgtcgatgtcggcgacctcgcgaaCGAGTGTttcgacgcgtcggacgtcgcggagagcctcggcgcggacgagatgAAGCATCGGTTAGCCGCGTACTCCATGAAGATCGGCGGGAGGGTGGAGGAGAGGGCGGCTCGGCTGTGGGCGCTGGTGGAGGCGGGGGGAGACCTGGACCTCGtcccggcgggcgcgttcgtggggggcgaggcgggcaAGAGAaacgcgtgcgcgagggcgaggaaaGAGAGGGTTCAAcgtcgcgacgggttcgacgaACGCACGGGAAGACGACAACGGGCGGGGGGTTCGAGCTTTGGCGGGTTCAACGTCGCGGTTGGTTCACCACCGAACAGGCGTACAGAAGACGACGGGTCAACGAAcaggcggggacgcgcgccggtCAAGATgcacgtcctcgcgcgtcgattcgccgagaacctcgcggatgcggttcgcgacgcgggtcTCGGAGCCAAAGGGACGCGGGTGGTGATGGTGGACgagtcggcgacgtcggcggaggcggacctCATCGCGTCAAccgcgcgaggggggcgagggCTCAAGGATAGGCCTCGAGGCGCCCATCTGGACGATATAGCCGCGGGGGTGCTGCTCGATAGATACTTCGCGGGgagccacggcgacgcggaggagataCCGCCGGCAAACTCCTCGGCTTATTATTAATCTACGATGGTTGACTAGCTAGTCGAACGACTCTCCATCGTCGTCAGCCTTCGACCTTGACGATGATCTCTTACCCGTACGTTTGGATCGTTCCCTCTCggccttcgccttcgcccgggccttctcctcctcctccgcctccttcagcGCCTGGTCCAACGACTTGAGCACAAACCCAGCCGGGATGTCAAAGTGGCCCGGGGGCAGCCCCGACAGGCCGTCATCCGTGGCGGGCAGACGCGCGAAATCCTTGAAACGCATCACGACGTAGACGGTCATGGCGATCGGTACCAGCACCTTCACCGGGAAGGAAGCCCCGTGGTCCTTGCGCCAGTACTGGATAAGACGGTTGGCTTTGTTCAGGTGCTTGTTCGCATGCGACATCACGTCGAGGATGGGGAGCAGGTCGTCAACGGTCATCGGGAACTCATCGGCGAGCCAGCACCTAGCGGTGACACGTCGGGGCTTCTCATCCTTACCTTCCTTCTTCttgcgcgcgcgctccatctTCCACTTCTGTTTGGCTGtcagaggaggaggagcaggaggaggaggagcgggaggCCGTTTCGGTCTCTGTCGGGTGCTACCCGGACCCGCCGTGGTCGGTCGCTCGGGGGAAGGATCGGGCGGCTttccgacgccggcgccttTGTCGTCGATgcctccctcgtcgtcgttctgTTCGCGCGTCTTCGCGTCGTTAGCATCGTCCGACTCGTCCGACTCAGCCTCGTCGAGGTTGTTCACCCGCCGATCGACTATTatgtcggcggcgccctccttgaACGACGCGAGGTACTCCGAGAACGTGCCATTCACCTTGTACGCGCCGTTTCGCGTCACCTTCCTTTTGGCCATCTTACCGGACGCCTCGTAGACCTCCGTGTTCCATTCCCCgaccttctccttcttgttTCCGCCCAGCCACGCCTTGACGGGTTTGAAATTGACGTCGTCTGCTCGGTACTTTCGCTTCGTCGGGCCCTCCTCCATCATGACATCCACCTCGTTGTCGATTCGatcccgctcctcctccgccgtctcctccggCTCGTTCCCGACGTCCACGCACTCGCGCTTCTCGTGGTCCAGGAAGAGCAGCCGCGAGTCCCCAGCCTTACCCTCGAACACCAGCGAGAAGCGCCCccttcgccaccgcggcaGGATGCCGCCCCCGTTTTCATCTGGGTCCTCCATCCCCTTCAACGTGCCGTCTATCCTGAGCTGCGTGCCCCTCTTGGTGATCTCGTACGTGTCCTGCGGAGCATACGCGCGGATGATGGGTCCGAACACCATCGAGCCAAACTCCCAGTGGATCTTCATCCGAAAGTCGGGAAggctcgcgagcgtcgccagcAGCTTGGGCTTCTTGCGGTCAAACTGCCGCTTGCCGCGGTCCATCGTCTTCACGAACAGCTGCCTGCACATCGTCCTCGATCCCATGTGCACCGCCTCCTGCAgcggcgtccaccccgcGGATGAACGCGCGTCCAGAGGAAAGTCGAACTCGTCCTCCAGGAGCGTCAACAGCGCGCtcctcgaacgacgcgcgacggcgacgtgcaaAGCGGTGTTGCCGCACGGATCCAACGTGGCCAGCGCGCTGTCGGGGTGCTCACCGTCGATCCCGGAAGCCTTATCCGCGGCTTTCGCGTCGTGAagcgcgcgtcgaagcgcatcgacgtcgccgtagtacgccgccgcgtggaggGGGTacgacgcgctggcggggTCCGCtcggagcgccgcgctcctggGGTTGTCgggaccgcgcccgccggcggctcTGTGCCTGGGGCGACCGCCGATCGCTCCGAGTCGagaccccggcgcggacgagacgctcgcggcgtctccacccccgcggtcgATGGCCTTGTCGGGAGACGTCGGGTTGTCGACCGACGATCcggagtcgccgccggagaggaGGAGCGACTTGGCGCTCTCCACCGTCGGCAAGGGTGAATACTCGCGATGATGGCGCCACTCGAACGACCCGTCGCGGCTGAGCCTCCGTCCCCCGGCGGGCGCCTCCGTCatcgcctccgtcgtcgtcgtcgtcgtcgtcctggcGCGGTCGCTGTCGCGGATTGCGGTCGCCCACGGGTCGTAGACCCTGTACGGCGGGTCGACCTtccccggcgggcgcgcgcgtccgttcgcgcgcgtcgtcccggaAGCGGaaccccgcgacgacgcgcgctcgtcgtcggccgcggcgaggtcgtcggaTGCCGGTGgggtcccggcggcggcgcaggtgtcgagcggcgcggctgaTACGTCTGAGAGCACggagcgcgcgtcctcgaactCGTCCGGGGTATCGAACCCTTCAGacccggcctcgtcgtcgtccccgtcgtcgacgttccctccgcgccccgcaCTTGACGGATCGGGCGCGCCcgaccgcgcgtcgtcgaaggtcTCGGAGCACGAATCGAAACCATCCGAGTCTGAATCAtcggacgacgccatcgcccccggaccgtcgcctcgtcccaacccccgcgcctccAGCTGTGGTCCCGCGCGCCAACCTCTGCCCACGCGTTGTCTCAAAGCGTAAATTCAACATTACAAGTATAACTTTACCTTTACTCAACTGACGCCGATTCCTCACTTGAACTCATCCTCATTAAGCACCATaatcgtcctcctcgtcctcctcgtcatctTCATCATCCTCGTcttcatcgtcctcgtcttcatcgtcctcgtcttcATCATCTTCATCATCTTCATCATCttctcgacgccggcgcttCCTCTGCCGGTAGaattcctcctcctccggcacTGGATACTTTTCCTTGATGCCGGGCTCATCGCCGGTTTCACGCGCTTCGCATCCCTGTTCGTTCCCGCTACCATTACAGCAGGACCAGGTGAAAAAGTCCGGTCGGGTCCGTTGCGGGCGATTCGTTCGCAGCTCCGCAGGCGTAAATTGCCCGGGTTCATCAAGCACGAGCTTCCCCGGGTGGTAGTATTCGACGCCGTGTTCAGCTTCCTCGTCCCACAGATCTACTTCCCAGTGCGGGTCGTTTCTTTCGACCCGTGCAAGATATGCTTCCAATTCGGGGTTCATCATATCAtcaccgtcatcgtcgtcctcgtcctcgtcgtcctcgtcgtcctcgtcctcgtcctcgtcctcatcgtcctcgtcctcgtcctcgtcctcgtcgtcatcgatcACGACCTGTTGTTCTTCCCcttcctcatcgtcgtcgtcgaggtagCTCTCTCCCGTCCTGTTCCCGGAAAGTTCCGACTCGTAGTCCCCGTCCGGGGGCAGGCCGTGATCTTCAGGTAAAGGATACTTGTCCTTAATTCCCTGCCACTGGTCCCCCCCGTCTTCGCATCCGGGATCAAGCCCGGTTGCCCCGCAGCAAGTCCACATGAATCGATCCAGGTTTTCGCGCTTGGCTCGCCTCGAGGTAACATCCTCGCCGGGCACGTGCAGCTGAAGGTCGATCCTTAGCTTGCCAGGGTGATGCATGGGCTTAAATACCTCGTCATCGAAggactcctcgtcgtcgctcggctCTTCTGGGTGTTCGGCGGACATCGCTACCGGGGTTGTGCTGCAGGTGCGCTTGAAAGTGATCACGCGACAATTTTTTTGGCACTCCAAAACAAGCCGAGTCGAAACGAGACCCGGGTAGTCTTACCTGTTGTCACTACGATCGCTCGCTTCGCTACGCACACCATGCGACGAGGCCTCGAGCGACTCGTCGGAACGGCACTGACCGCGGGAATCGCCCTCTCGGAGGCGAACCCCGGTGCCGCACGTGGCATCGGCGCGATCCTCTCGCGATCGGGGGCGACCTTAGATCGATTCGCGCGCTGCGGCGAGCTGACCGGGTCCCactcctccttcgcgacTGAGGCGAAGGATGCAGGGGACGCTGGAACCTCGAGCGATCGCGTTGGTGTGGGcatgcgcggcgacgggaccgcGCCTCGATTCTACAAGAAGGTGGAAGTCGTGCGGGTAGAGAACGGTGGTGGTTGGGGCGTTGCCCTGGATGGCAGGGCGCTCAAGACCCCGAAGCGAGCCGCGCTGGCGGTCCCGAGCAAATCTCTCGCTATGGCTATCGCCGCGGAGTGGGAGTGGCAGAGCGGACGATCAATTCGCCCTTTCACCATGCCACTCatggcgctcgtggcgacCAGCATCGACCAGATGACCCAGGAGGAGGTGCGCGATTTTCACGTGCGCAAGCTCCTCGAGTTCTTCCCGACCGACGTCGTTCTCATCAAGCACGAGCCGGGAAAACTCGCGGACAGGCAAGCGGAAATCCACGCCCCGATCCTGAAGTGGGCGCGGAGCGAGCTCGGCCCCGGGGTGGAGCCCACGGAGAGTCTGTACGGAGCACAGATCCCCGAGGAggccatggcggcggcggagaaacGGCTCCGAGCGATGGACCCCTTTGAACTCACCGCCACGTTCaacgcggcagcctcggccaAGTCATTGCTGACGGGCATGGCACTCATTCGAGGGGCGATCGACGTGGAGCAGGCGGAGATGTCTGCGAGGGTGGAGGAGGACTTTCAGATCGACGAGTGGGGGCTGGTGGAGGGCGGCCACGACATCGACAAGGCTGACATCGCTGTGCGACTagccgcgccgagggcgctgATGTCGTTGCTGAGGGACACGTTATGAGCGCTTGATTATCATTGGAGGGGCGGACCAATGTGATCTCACGAGATTTCTGATGCCTCGCATCTGTAATATATACACCCTTAAGAATGATTGTTAAAATGATTGCATCTCATGGTCGCTGCTCAGTCGAGCTCGCTCAGTCGGTGATTTCGCCAAAGTTAGCGGCTGTTATTGCTATGAGGATGACCATCGAGGCAATCAAGACGGAACCCATGACAACTGGGCCGATTGGATCGTGGAATGGAACCGTCGACCTCTTCGAGATCTGCTGACCGCGCCAGATGAACGTCCACGTGGCATAGACGCAAAGACATACCGACGCAGAGAGCATCGTCAGCGCCACGGTGAGGCCCACGGATGTGTACTCCCCAGTGTCTGCGATGGATGCACCCGCCGACGAAGTCAACGCGTGATGTTCCATTCCCGGAGTGCCTGCCGTGGCGCTCAGTGCCTTGTGACTGTTCGCGGATTCAAAGTACcctgcgacggcgcggctgaCGATCTCCTcaatcgccgccgtggacatCCCGCCAGAGTCCACCGCCCCAATTTCCCcatcaacgccgccgcgcatcaCCATCGGGCTCGTGTCGTCGagcgccccgtcgcgagggaACACCACCCTGTACTCGTGCTTATGCACGATTGTCAATACCCGCTCGTGAGGAGCGCTGCCCGTGTAGTTCGGATCGGGCATGTTTGCCGTAGAGTCATCCTGCCTCGGTTGCCCGGCCCGGCCCATGTGCACAGAAACCAACCCCGCGCCGATGGTGCCGATGAGCACGGCGGTGTGAAGCCAGGATAAGAATGTGCGCTCGTTAGCGAAGTACGTCTTGGGCTCGATACGCATCGGCACAGTTCTGGGCTGCTGTGGGCGACTCGGTTGttcgctcccgtcgccgccgagaccaAACTTTCTTCGCAAAAATTTGGAACCAGCGCTCAGACCTCGCTGGATCATCCCGCGACTCCTCCCTCCGCCGTGGCGATCGATTTCGTCACCATCTGTCACGTTAGCGTTCTGCCTCGTGTCTCCCATCAGGTCAAGGACAGTATCGGAGGAGGCTCCCACGAGCAGAGGGTGGGTCAGGTCACCGTCCAGGTTATCGTTAGGTCTGAGGGCGCCGTTGAGGGCGCCGTTGAGGGTGCCGTTGGCTGGGGGCTGCGGTTTCACGCGCCTGGAGTTGTTACGTGCGACCGCCGCTCCAGTCTCTCTCGACGCGCTATTTTGCAGGGACTGCCGGAGCGAAACATCGTCGACCCAGTAAGGCACCTCCTGCGCGACATCTGGGAACAACACTGCGCAACCGTGCATAAACTTGGAAAACTTGTGCACCTCGGTGAGACATCCGGAGGAAATGAGGTCATCCACCCACCGCGGGGGATCCTGCCCGGGGTCCAGCGCGAGTTTGATCTCGAGTACTGCGTGGGGAAACTTGGTAACCTCCGTGCGGTGCACAGGAAGCTCGGGATCCCTGAACCATCGGTTCATTGTCTTGCACGTCGGACCATTCACTGGGTTTTCAGCCACCATGCACAGACTGGTGTCCAGAGAACAACGCACAGAGGCATCAAATGGAACCTGGAACGCGGTCCGCATGTACATGGTTCTCAAAGTGGGTTCGAGCTGCTTGGATTCAACGGCGTTCTGGACCTCGGTGAAGAGCTTCTTGATCCCCGAAAGCTCCGCCTTGGACATTCCCTTCGCGGGAGAGCTCCCCGGTACAGAATTGTTCAGCTGCTTCTTGGCATCGGCCTCGATCAGGCGAGACTCCTCCATTTCCCACGTGTGCTGACCCGTGAGGAAGGGAACCACGAGGTCGTGCGGCAGTGTGAATCGCTCCTTAACGCTCTCTTCCCCAGTCCATGACTCCCTGTGCGTCTTGCGCTCGACAAAgaccacgccgccggtgggATCCAGCCCGTACCAGCGCAGCCTGATGGCAATGCTGTGCGGCTGCTTCTGGAGCCTGGTGTGATACAGGCCGAGGTTGACGTTGTCAAGGTACACGCTGCTGGTCATCTGCGAGTCAGAGGCAACTCCAGGGCCCGGCGAGGACACCATTTCTTCTCCCAAATCCACGATATTCTTTCCTGCCTTCTCTCGCTCCATGAGGAAGACAGGCAGATGCTCGGCGATGGCCTGCTTCACAGTGCTGACGTCCTCAGTGGAGACCCAATACTTCCGGGTAGTGCGCACAAAGTCTTGCGCACCTGGGCCTCCCTTGGGCCCGTTGCCCTGTGCCTTGCTCGCCTGCTGCGCGCGTCTGGGTCGCAGTTTCTCGAAGAGGTCCGACATCTGCACCACAAACACCGCGCTGTGGTCCGTGTTGACCCACGGCTTGCTGTGAAGCCGCTCCATGTAGTAGCGGCAACACACCGT encodes:
- a CDS encoding predicted protein — protein: MSAEHPEEPSDDEESFDDEVFKPMHHPGKLRIDLQLHVPGEDVTSRRAKRENLDRFMWTCCGATGLDPGCEDGGDQWQGIKDKYPLPEDHGLPPDGDYESELSGNRTGESYLDDDDEEGEEQQVVIDDDEDEDEDEDDEDEDEDEDDEDDEDEDDDDGDDMMNPELEAYLARVERNDPHWEVDLWDEEAEHGVEYYHPGKLVLDEPGQFTPAELRTNRPQRTRPDFFTWSCCNGSGNEQGCEARETGDEPGIKEKYPVPEEEEFYRQRKRRRREDDEDDEDDEDEDDEDEDDEDEDDEDDEEDEEDDYGA
- the PSAD gene encoding photosystem I subunit II, chloroplast precursor (TargeT and ChloroP predict 44aa cTP), producing the protein MRIAPVASTKASGRVSLKAGFAGKPVQAASVSLSSRRAERLVVRAEEAKAPAKAEKAEEPWSPPKLNPNTPSPIFGGSTGGLLRKAQVEEFYVLTWEAPKEMIFEMPTGGAAIMRKGPNLLKLARKEQCLALLNSMRAKNKINGCVYRVFPSGEVQYLHPKDGVYPEKVNKGRVGANNNMRSIGKNANPASIKFGGKMYKDGLASDGAGFSRVFDQ
- a CDS encoding predicted protein, producing the protein MRGDGTAPRFYKKVEVVRVENGGGWGVALDGRALKTPKRAALAVPSKSLAMAIAAEWEWQSGRSIRPFTMPLMALVATSIDQMTQEEVRDFHVRKLLEFFPTDVVLIKHEPGKLADRQAEIHAPILKWARSELGPGVEPTESLYGAQIPEEAMAAAEKRLRAMDPFELTATFNAAASAKSLLTGMALIRGAIDVEQAEMSARVEEDFQIDEWGLVEGGHDIDKADIAVRLAAPRALMSLLRDTL
- a CDS encoding predicted protein, with protein sequence MASSDDSDSDGFDSCSETFDDARSGAPDPSSAGRGGNVDDGDDDEAGSEGFDTPDEFEDARSVLSDVSAAPLDTCAAAGTPPASDDLAAADDERASSRGSASGTTRANGRARPPGKVDPPYRVYDPWATAIRDSDRARTTTTTTTEAMTEAPAGGRRLSRDGSFEWRHHREYSPLPTVESAKSLLLSGGDSGSSVDNPTSPDKAIDRGGGDAASVSSAPGSRLGAIGGRPRHRAAGGRGPDNPRSAALRADPASASYPLHAAAYYGDVDALRRALHDAKAADKASGIDGEHPDSALATLDPCGNTALHVAVARRSRSALLTLLEDEFDFPLDARSSAGWTPLQEAVHMGSRTMCRQLFVKTMDRGKRQFDRKKPKLLATLASLPDFRMKIHWEFGSMVFGPIIRAYAPQDTYEITKRGTQLRIDGTLKGMEDPDENGGGILPRWRRGRFSLVFEGKAGDSRLLFLDHEKRECVDVGNEPEETAEEERDRIDNEVDVMMEEGPTKRKYRADDVNFKPVKAWLGGNKKEKVGEWNTEVYEASGKMAKRKVTRNGAYKVNGTFSEYLASFKEGAADIIVDRRVNNLDEAESDESDDANDAKTREQNDDEGGIDDKGAGVGKPPDPSPERPTTAGPGSTRQRPKRPPAPPPPAPPPLTAKQKWKMERARKKKEGKDEKPRRVTARCWLADEFPMTVDDLLPILDVMSHANKHLNKANRLIQYWRKDHGASFPVKVLVPIAMTVYVVMRFKDFARLPATDDGLSGLPPGHFDIPAGFGTIQTYG
- a CDS encoding predicted protein translates to MKFGAYLEENMEPEWKEWYLRYKPLKIQLKEIVALNEELAMKSADSNFGPGIDGRVSFTPPKNLTTMSLSFVPTRPGSSGQKGERPVASEATFFEALDADMKKVGKFVESSLTKLKQRVEELDVDVAAAVRDGLPELAAHGASTDSWASGSQSSDMSGVLTDPEQGGGSAGNAEAVERVAHLRDALHEVQREFLRIEKFANLNTTACYKILKKHDKLIPATVCCRYYMERLHSKPWVNTDHSAVFVVQMSDLFEKLRPRRAQQASKAQGNGPKGGPGAQDFVRTTRKYWVSTEDVSTVKQAIAEHLPVFLMEREKAGKNIVDLGEEMVSSPGPGVASDSQMTSSVYLDNVNLGLYHTRLQKQPHSIAIRLRWYGLDPTGGVVFVERKTHRESWTGEESVKERFTLPHDLVVPFLTGQHTWEMEESRLIEADAKKQLNNSVPGSSPAKGMSKAELSGIKKLFTEVQNAVESKQLEPTLRTMYMRTAFQVPFDASVRCSLDTSLCMVAENPVNGPTCKTMNRWFRDPELPVHRTEVTKFPHAVLEIKLALDPGQDPPRWVDDLISSGCLTEVHKFSKFMHGCAVLFPDVAQEVPYWVDDVSLRQSLQNSASRETGAAVARNNSRRVKPQPPANGTLNGALNGALRPNDNLDGDLTHPLLVGASSDTVLDLMGDTRQNANVTDGDEIDRHGGGRSRGMIQRGLSAGSKFLRRKFGLGGDGSEQPSRPQQPRTVPMRIEPKTYFANERTFLSWLHTAVLIGTIGAGLVSVHMGRAGQPRQDDSTANMPDPNYTGSAPHERVLTIVHKHEYRVVFPRDGALDDTSPMVMRGGVDGEIGAVDSGGMSTAAIEEIVSRAVAGYFESANSHKALSATAGTPGMEHHALTSSAGASIADTGEYTSVGLTVALTMLSASVCLCVYATWTFIWRGQQISKRSTVPFHDPIGPVVMGSVLIASMVILIAITAANFGEITD
- a CDS encoding predicted protein — its product is MSATTRPWVAAARGPACSRHVAGDAPRASTSGASRPPRSAARVVRGEAPGAAPRGHRRGRREPVRHPRASSGGGGRTDRELLDDEFKSLRAARGVVTALGVDYGTRRAGIAVSVGGASPRPVAVVPATPPGELIDAVVRAAVRERADVIVVGLPKPPRDFEAERAEERRRTLYSALVDVGDLANECFDASDVAESLGADEMKHRLAAYSMKIGGRVEERAARLWALVEAGGDLDLVPAGAFVGGEAGKRNACARARKERVQRRDGFDERTGRRQRAGGSSFGGFNVAVGSPPNRRTEDDGSTNRRGRAPVKMHVLARRFAENLADAVRDAGLGAKGTRVVMVDESATSAEADLIASTARGGRGLKDRPRGAHLDDIAAGVLLDRYFAGSHGDAEEIPPANSSAYY